A portion of the Rhodococcus pseudokoreensis genome contains these proteins:
- a CDS encoding crotonase/enoyl-CoA hydratase family protein encodes MTELADEVLTEFADGIALITINRPKAKNAMTAAAAAAIADAIDTLEQRADLTVGIITGAGGVFCAGMDLKAFTRGESPSIAGRGFGGLTESPPTKPLIAAIEGWALAGGCELALSADLVVAARTARFGLPEVKRGLVATAGGLLRLPKALPYPVAMRIALTGEPISAEEAERFGLVSILCEEGEALSAAKDLAATIAANGPLAVRATKQIVSEAAGWTDADAFESQRAIARPAMKSADAREGALAFAEKRSPVWRGE; translated from the coding sequence ATGACTGAACTTGCCGACGAGGTCCTGACCGAGTTCGCGGACGGCATCGCGCTGATCACGATCAATCGGCCGAAGGCGAAGAATGCGATGACCGCCGCGGCGGCGGCCGCGATCGCGGACGCGATCGACACGCTGGAGCAGCGAGCCGACCTCACCGTCGGCATCATCACCGGCGCGGGCGGCGTGTTCTGCGCGGGAATGGATCTGAAGGCCTTCACTCGTGGCGAGTCGCCGAGCATCGCGGGCCGTGGTTTCGGCGGGCTCACCGAATCGCCCCCGACCAAACCCCTGATCGCCGCGATCGAGGGCTGGGCTCTGGCCGGCGGATGCGAACTTGCGCTCAGCGCCGACCTCGTGGTGGCCGCGCGTACCGCCCGGTTTGGGCTCCCCGAAGTCAAGCGCGGGCTCGTCGCTACCGCAGGGGGGCTTTTGCGGCTGCCGAAGGCACTGCCCTACCCGGTCGCGATGCGGATCGCGCTAACGGGTGAACCGATCAGTGCGGAGGAGGCTGAGCGCTTCGGGCTCGTCTCCATCCTGTGCGAGGAGGGGGAAGCCTTGTCGGCCGCCAAAGACCTCGCGGCGACGATCGCTGCCAATGGGCCTCTCGCAGTGCGGGCGACCAAGCAGATCGTCAGCGAGGCTGCCGGTTGGACCGACGCCGACGCGTTCGAATCTCAGCGCGCTATCGCCAGGCCGGCGATGAAATCCGCCGACGCCCGGGAAGGCGCGTTGGCTTTCGCGGAGAAACGTTCCCCAGTCTGGCGGGGCGAATGA
- a CDS encoding acyl-CoA dehydrogenase family protein, with product MTRLGLTAGLTDVQMEILSTVRSFVDKEIIPHAQELEHADAYPTDIVEGMKEMGLFGLTVPEEFGGLGESLLMYALVVEEIARGWMSVSGVINTHFIVAHMISRHGTPEQKQNYLPRMATGEVRGSFSMSEPDLGSDVAAIKTRARRDGDDYVIDGAKMWLTNGGSSNLIALLVKTDEGAEKAHQNLTTFLVEKPEGFGEVVPGLTISSKIDKMGYKGVDTTEAVFDGFRIPAAQVLGASPGKGFAFMMDGIEVGRVNVAARACGVANRAFELAIAYAQQRRTFGKPIAEHQAIAFRLAEMATKVEAAHQMMVTAARLKDTGERNDVVAGMAKLIASEYCAEVTQDAFRIHGGYGYSKEYEIERLMREAPFLLIGEGTSDIQKMIISRGLLSDYSLAAGGGSARRAV from the coding sequence GTGACCAGGCTCGGACTAACCGCCGGACTAACTGACGTGCAGATGGAGATTCTGTCCACCGTACGATCATTTGTCGACAAGGAAATCATCCCGCATGCGCAGGAGTTGGAGCATGCAGACGCTTACCCCACAGACATCGTCGAGGGTATGAAGGAGATGGGTCTGTTCGGGCTCACCGTTCCCGAAGAGTTCGGTGGGCTGGGCGAATCGTTGCTGATGTACGCGTTGGTCGTGGAGGAGATCGCTCGCGGGTGGATGAGCGTGTCGGGAGTGATCAACACGCACTTCATCGTGGCGCACATGATCTCCCGGCACGGCACCCCGGAGCAGAAGCAGAACTACTTGCCGAGGATGGCGACAGGCGAGGTCCGCGGCTCTTTCTCGATGTCCGAGCCTGACCTGGGTTCAGACGTGGCGGCGATCAAGACGCGTGCCAGGCGCGACGGCGACGACTACGTGATCGACGGCGCCAAGATGTGGCTTACCAACGGCGGTTCGTCCAACCTGATCGCGTTGCTCGTCAAGACCGACGAAGGCGCGGAGAAGGCGCACCAGAACCTGACGACCTTCCTGGTCGAGAAGCCCGAGGGGTTCGGCGAAGTCGTACCGGGCCTGACGATCTCGAGCAAGATCGACAAGATGGGTTACAAGGGCGTCGACACCACAGAAGCGGTGTTCGACGGGTTCCGCATCCCAGCTGCGCAGGTGCTCGGCGCGTCGCCGGGCAAGGGCTTCGCTTTCATGATGGACGGCATCGAAGTAGGGCGGGTCAACGTTGCCGCCCGCGCGTGCGGCGTGGCGAACCGCGCGTTCGAGTTGGCCATCGCATACGCACAGCAGCGCAGGACGTTCGGCAAGCCGATCGCCGAGCATCAGGCAATCGCGTTCCGACTTGCGGAAATGGCCACGAAGGTCGAGGCCGCGCACCAGATGATGGTCACCGCCGCCCGATTGAAGGACACCGGTGAGCGAAATGATGTCGTTGCGGGGATGGCGAAGCTGATCGCCTCCGAGTACTGCGCGGAGGTCACCCAAGACGCGTTTCGTATCCACGGCGGCTACGGCTACTCCAAGGAGTACGAGATCGAGCGCCTGATGCGCGAGGCCCCGTTCCTTCTCATCGGCGAGGGAACCAGCGACATCCAGAAGATGATCATCAGCCGCGGCCTGCTGAGCGACTACTCGCTTGCCGCCGGCGGAGGATCCGCAAGACGCGCTGTCTAA
- a CDS encoding LacI family DNA-binding transcriptional regulator: MADIAREAGVSIATVSRALSGRSGVSTATRRRIRRIAEDNRYQVSGDASALARGRNDRVAVVVPRVDSSVEVVAVLDTLPLRRKVDALGTEAARALLDIMEEDPRNDE, translated from the coding sequence ATGGCGGACATCGCACGAGAAGCCGGAGTATCGATCGCGACAGTGTCCCGTGCGCTCAGCGGCCGGAGCGGAGTTTCCACCGCGACTCGGCGGCGCATTCGCCGGATCGCGGAGGACAACCGGTACCAGGTGTCCGGAGACGCGTCCGCTCTCGCACGCGGCAGAAACGACCGTGTCGCCGTTGTCGTGCCCCGCGTCGATTCAAGCGTCGAGGTCGTCGCCGTTCTCGATACTTTGCCGCTGCGGCGAAAGGTGGACGCGCTCGGAACCGAAGCTGCGCGTGCGCTCCTCGACATCATGGAGGAGGATCCCCGCAATGACGAGTGA
- a CDS encoding MFS transporter — MATHGAGTAPVLDHTRVRKARIATFFGFFQLGAVMLMWSTSTTSLRGHLGWEGDGGDSQFGLLALSIGIGAAVGCFAIGPFIDRYGPRNTAMPTMVIYPLCYIPLAFLDGLIGAMAIGVLIGLLRGAFDTAFNTHGVQVERYYGRPIMSAFHAAYPAGGFVLGLVGSALARHFTDSPAVSYISIGVVLSVLGFVFGKWLLSLDELLPPEQDEIPGAADPAHPGKRSATTATLLVMIGFGVLLLGSMLSEGAVLDWGQEFVRRAVGTTAGLAATAVTLYSGAQFVGRLFGDRLAEYFGARLIVGASGVIGAAGALLAMLGGSAPLALTGFVLLGLGLACMAPLMLSAAGRRDPENAGRNIGLVNAIGYVGMLVGPAAITVVVDNLGIEWMPLLPAILLALIAIGGPALMRLVPRYHKPVDEAHNEQRPIAAG, encoded by the coding sequence ATGGCAACACATGGAGCAGGCACCGCTCCCGTGCTCGACCATACACGCGTGCGAAAGGCGCGAATCGCAACATTTTTCGGCTTCTTCCAGTTGGGCGCCGTGATGTTGATGTGGTCGACGAGCACCACTTCGTTGCGTGGTCACCTCGGATGGGAAGGCGACGGCGGCGACTCGCAGTTCGGCCTCCTCGCGCTGTCGATCGGCATCGGCGCTGCCGTCGGTTGCTTCGCCATCGGCCCGTTCATCGATCGGTACGGCCCGCGAAACACGGCCATGCCCACGATGGTGATCTACCCGCTCTGTTACATCCCCCTCGCGTTCCTCGACGGACTGATCGGAGCGATGGCGATCGGCGTGCTCATCGGACTGCTCCGCGGCGCGTTCGACACGGCGTTCAACACCCACGGTGTGCAGGTCGAGCGGTACTACGGGCGACCCATCATGTCCGCGTTCCACGCCGCCTACCCGGCGGGTGGCTTCGTTCTCGGTCTCGTCGGCAGCGCGCTGGCCCGGCACTTCACCGACAGCCCGGCCGTCTCCTACATCTCGATCGGCGTGGTGTTGTCGGTCCTCGGTTTCGTCTTCGGCAAGTGGCTCCTCTCCCTCGACGAGTTGCTGCCCCCTGAGCAGGACGAGATTCCGGGCGCAGCCGACCCCGCCCACCCGGGGAAGCGGTCGGCCACCACCGCGACGCTGCTCGTGATGATCGGATTCGGCGTGCTCCTGCTCGGGTCGATGTTGAGCGAGGGCGCGGTCCTGGACTGGGGCCAGGAGTTCGTTCGCCGTGCGGTCGGCACCACGGCGGGGCTGGCGGCGACGGCAGTGACGCTCTACTCGGGTGCGCAGTTCGTCGGCCGGTTGTTCGGCGACAGGCTGGCCGAGTACTTCGGCGCCCGCCTCATCGTCGGCGCGAGCGGTGTCATCGGTGCCGCCGGTGCTCTTCTCGCGATGCTGGGCGGCTCGGCGCCGCTCGCACTCACCGGCTTCGTGCTGCTGGGTCTCGGCCTGGCCTGCATGGCGCCGCTCATGCTGTCGGCGGCCGGGCGACGCGATCCGGAGAATGCGGGACGGAACATCGGTCTCGTCAACGCGATCGGCTACGTGGGCATGCTCGTCGGGCCTGCGGCGATCACCGTCGTCGTCGACAACCTCGGTATCGAATGGATGCCACTGCTGCCGGCCATCCTCCTCGCGCTGATCGCAATCGGCGGTCCCGCCTTGATGCGCCTGGTGCCGCGCTACCACAAGCCGGTCGACGAGGCACACAACGAGCAACGACCCATCGCGGCCGGCTGA